The window AACTACACCAACATCGGCTTTGTTTGTCCGCAAAGGTAGTGATAAAATTGCTTGATATCCTAATTGAGTAACTTGCCGAATCTTCGGATCGCTAGCTTCAGCTAAGTTATCAAAGCTGACTACTTCTAAATTGAGAGCTTTTTCAGAGAGAGGATCGTTTTCTTCAACTGAGTAAGAACCGAGAAAACTAGGTAATTCGGGCAATTTAGCTTCTTTCACACAGTCCCAAGTACCATTAGTTCGATACCAGAAAAACTGACAGCGATCGACGTTCAATAGTTGGCGAATTTCTGCTACAGTAGTTTCTAAAATTTTATTCAGGTCGAGAGAATTGCGAATTTGGCTAGCAAGACGATTTAATAAAGCTTCTCTGTCAGCAAGAGTACGATATTTAGCTTCGCTGCGTCGTAACTTGCTTTCTGCAAGTTGGCGATCGGTGACATCGACACCAATACCCCAAATTGCCCAACCGGGAATCGGAAATTCCTGAGAAATATTTGACCAAGCGATCGTTTTAAGAGTGCCATCTTTAGAAGTAATATTTAACTCCCAGTTGCGATAGTTATTACCTAAATTTCCCCATTCCCCGGTGATTAAAGAGCGATAATTATGGTCAGGATACAGAAAATCGATCGCTACGGGATTGCCAATCACTTCCTCCGCACTATAACCCGTTACCCGTTCGCATTCGCGGTTCCAGACGATAATATTGCCATTTTCATCAAAAGCATCCATCATCACAGGCATATTTTGAATAACGGTTCGCAAGCGTTCTTCGCTTTCGCGGAGTGCTTGTTCGGCTTGCTTTCTTTCGGTAATATCCGACCAGTGACCGATAATTTCTAAAGGATTTCCTTGCTCGTCGCAAATTAACTTAATTTCGTCGTGTACCCAGTGATATGTACCATCTGCGTGTAAAAAGCGATATTCCTGGGTATGGTTTCCGACGACAAATAAATCGGATAAACTGCTAAAAATATGAGGAGCATCATCTGGATGAATGTGATTTGCCCAAAAACTAGAATCGCGCAAAAATTCGGCTGGTGGATAGCTCATAACGCTAGTGGAATTCTCGCTGATAAAAGTTGGGGCGAAATCTCCTTCAATTTGACAGCTATAAATCACACCGGGACTGTTAGAAAGGAGATATTGCAATCGCTCTTGCAGTCGTTTCAATTCCAGTTCTGCTCGTTTGCGATCGCTGATGTTCGTCGTTGTCCCAATAATACAATCGGTTTTGCCTTCGCGATCGCGTAAGGAGTTGTAGCTGGTAATCCACCAAGTTTCTTCACCATCGATCGGCAGACATTCTTCGTAAACTACGGCTGTGTTACTCTGAGTGCAGCTAATCATTCTCTGTCGCACGACGATTCCTGTGGCTAAACCGAATAATTCTTCTGGAGTTTTACCTCTACCTTCCGATGCTTTAATACCAGAGGTGCGTTCGCAGGCTGGGTTCCAGTCAACATAGCGAAAGTCACCATCTTCGGTAACTTTAACCACGAAAATCGCTTGTTCCACACCTTCATAGATACTGCGTAAAAATTGTTCTTTTTCTTTTAAGATATTGTCGGCAATTTTGCGATCGCTAATGTCGCGAGTAATTGTTCCTAAAGCAAGAGGCTCCCCACTTTCCGAATCTTTAACTAAAAAGATGTTAAAATCCACTGGAATCGTGGCGCCAGTGAGAAAATGTTGGAAACGAAACTCGTTTTGCCAAAAACCCCCTTCAAACACGGTAGGCAAAATTTCGTTTTCCATGATTTCCCGATCTGCGGGTAAAAAGAAGTCTAGTATGTGCTTAGTTTTACCTTCCTCTAAGTCGTTCAACCCGACTAACTCCAAACCTTTCGCATTAATAAATAATGGTGTTCCTTCCCAAGAAGCCATACCGACAAAATCGCTGCTATTTTCGATCAGAGCAATCAATCTTTGTCGTTCTTGTTCGGCAGCTTTCCGGGCGCTAATATCTTTGAGTGTTCCTACCACCCGCAAGGGCTGATTATTTTCGTCCCATTCAACAACTTTTCCTTGGGAAGCCACCCACAGCCATTTGCCCGATTTATGTTGGGTTCGATATTCTACTGCGTAGGGAAATGAATTATCTTCTAAGTGCTGAGAAAAAGCTTTCAGAACCCGATCGCGATCGCTAGGATGAATCGAACTTTGCCAAACACTAAAATTCATTTTCAGTTCTGTTTCTTCGTAACCTAGTAGCGAAGAATATTGACGATTAATGAAACTTTCTTGGGTAGTTATGTTCAAGTCCCAAAGTCCCAAATTTGTTGCTTCTAAAGCTAAATTTAAACGTTCTTCACTTTTGCATAGGGCAATTTCTGCTTGTTTGCGATCGGTAATAATTTCCGTTAACATCACGATTCCGCCCACTTCGCCGACGCTGTTATACCAAGGGCGAACTTCCCAACATATCCAATCTACACTACCATCAGCACGTACTAAGGTGTCTTCTTCACAACGTTCAACCATACCAGCTAAACAACGTTGATGAATTTCTTTGTCGCGAGTGTCAATTTCGGGAAAGATATCGTAGTGAGAAACGCCAATAATTTCGCGATCTAGGAGATCGTAAGTTTCTAACCAACTGTTACTAACTACTAAATAACGCATTTGACAGTCAAATAGGGCGATCGCTGCGGCAGAATGTGCGATCGGGAACCGCAGTTGTGTTTCTTTTTCCGATAAGGATAAGTAATCTGTAGAGATCGTTACCGAAGAATCGTTAGTTTTGGCAATTTTTTCCCCTATCACTATTAGTGAAATTGGTTGTCCTTTGTCATCCTGCAACAGCGAGAATGTGAATAAAATTCGCCCTTGCAAACAGCACATTTGCACTGCATAACTCTCAATATAGCCTTCTTTTAATTGCCTTAGTTGTTCTCTGTCAAAATTGCACTCTTGGGGAGTGATAATTTCCTCAAAGCTACGCTCGAGTAATTCTTCATGGCTATAACCTACTAATTGACTAAACTTGTTGTTAATCCGGATAAATTGACCTTCTAAGCTCAAATGAGCCATTCCTACAGCAGGTTGCTCAAAAGTGGCGCGGAATAATTCCCGTGTTTCTTGTAATGCCTTTTCTAAGCGCTGGCATTTTGCTTTAAGGGTGGTTATTTGAGAAGTTACCATGAAAGATATATCCAAGCAATAACTTGAGTTTGATGAGTTTTGCTATTTTCTTTCTTTTAGTATAGTGTTCTTTTCTTCACTCACCTAGTCAAACCCGTAATTCTACTGAGTTTTTTCTTTTTATTCTTCAGTAATATGCAATTTTTTGGTTATTTTTTCGTTAAATTTCCGTTTAATTATCGATTATATATTTATCTCTTATTTTCCAGTAAGATTGTTTAAGTTGGTGACGCGATCGCGGGATAGTAGTCCGAATAAGTTTGAACTGAAGTAGGGGTGTAGCCCTTGATTCCATTAGCTACCACACCTAGCAAATTACTCTGAGACATTTGTAGCCCTGACCAAACTTCCTTAAATACTGATTTATCAGTTCTGTCCAATCCTACTACCATCACGATCCCATCAGTATACTTAGCCAGCAGACGCGCATCTACTAAACCTAGCAAAGGTGGCGTATCAAAAATTACTAAATCAAACTTTTCTTGCCAATATTGAATTAATTTTTGCATCTTTCGAGCAGCCAGTAAACGAGTAGGATCTGGTGGGATTTTACCAGCAGTTAAAATATAAAAATTATCTTCCCAAGCAGTTTGTTGAATAACATCTTGTGCCGAAATATCTTGAGCAATTACCTGAGAAAGACCCCAAACATTAGATATTTCTGCCATTATATGTACTTGAGGGCGGCGCAGATCGGCATCTACTAATAATACTTTTTGTCCCATTGCGGCTGCCGCCTGTGCTAAATTAAAACTAATCGTCGATTTACCTTCCATTGGCACTGACGAACTCACAACTAAAGAATGAATTTTGGCATCGCTACTGAGAAATTGAATATTAGTGTTTAAAGAACGAAATGCTTCTGAAAAAGCCGATACTTGATAGCGTCCCCGAGAAGAATTTTTTTCGCTGGTTCCTGGCGATTCTTCTATTTTTTTTTGAAAAGGAATTGTTCCTAAAATTGGTAAATTAGTAGTCTTGTGTAATTCTTCTGGTGAGTGAAAAACACGATCGAGTTTTTCGGCTACTAAAGCTGCACCTCCACCCGCAAGTAAACCAGCGATCGCTGCAATCAACAAACTACGACTTTTTGAGGGAGAAACATTTTTTTGTGGTGATTTTACTTCGTCTAGTAATTGCCAAGGTAACGCTTCTTGTGCTTGTTGAATGCGTAAATTTTCCCGTAATAACAAAAAGCGTTGTAAATTCTCAGCTTTGAGTTTTAAGTTTCTTTGCAAATCGGTATGTTTTCGGTCTAATTCTGCTAGCTTATCTAGAGAATTTCGCAACTCTAATTCTGTCTTCGCCAAATTTTCTTCTCTGACTTTAAGCAACAAAATTTTATTATTTGTTTCTACCAAACTTTGAGTAAGTTGTAACCGCAGGGGATTAGGAGAAGCCGCTAAAAATTGGACTTCACTGTCAACATTATCGCTTCCTAAAACCGCTCTGGCTTCCGCCGCCAGCAAAGGTAATAAATTTTGCTTTTGTTCTTGCAATTTTTGGATAAGCGGGCTGATTTCGGTAAATCTTGCTGATTCCAAGGCAATTTGTTGCTCGATCTGCTGCAAGCGATCGAGTAATTCTTGATAGCGAGGAGCCGCACTTAAAGCCGAAATTGTAACTGCTTGGTCTAAATCTAATTCTAATTGCGCTTGCAAATTTGTCGCCAAAGATTCCATTTCAGCTAATTGGGTTTGATTTTCTTCTTTGGCTACCGCGAGATTATTTAAAGTGCTAGATAATGTTTGTGCTTGAGCGCTAGGTTCGATAAAATTATTTTCCTGACGGAATTTTTGCAGTTCGGCTTGCAGTTGGTTAACTTCTTCTTGCAACTTCGGCAATTGAACATTGACAAATTCTAACCCTTGCTGGAGACTTCCTTGTTGTTTTTGCCAAGAGTAAGCAATATAACCTTCAGCAACCTGTTCTAAAACAAATTTAATTTTTTCTGGGTCAGAATTCTGATAACTAATCTCTAAAATTTTGGTATTATTGACCTGACTAATTTTTAAATTTTGTGCTAGAGAATTGTAGTTTATTTCGGGATATTTTTGTTTAATTGCCTCAGAAATAGGCGACAGAACCTGATTACTCCAAAGGACTTGGATTTGCGTAGCATAATCGAGTCTTGAAGCTGACAAAGGCTGATTTTCGGCAACAATATTAGTAGTCGGATCTGTAGTAACTGGTTCGACTAATAGCCGAAATTTCCCTGCATAAACTTGTTCTCGATCTAAGTTTCTCACTGCCACCCCAGAACCGACAAGTAAGCTAGTACCTAGAATCAACCAGCGACGACGACGAGCAACAGTTAATAATTGACGAAGATCGAATGACTCCTCAGTATTTCCTTGCCAAGTTAAAGGTTGATATTGAGGTAGTGGCTGATAATTAGAAAAGTTAGGTATTAGGGGCGCAGGATTTCCAGAAGCAACCATAGTTGATTATTGGTTAAAGTTTTTAGTGTTCCCAGGAGTACAAACGTTGACACTAGTATTGATTGGACAAGGGCGAGATTTGTAGCAATCTTTTCTTTCTGCTAAAGCATAATTCCCGACTCGGTGGGAAGCCTCCAAACAAAATTCAGATACCTGTTCTTGACTCGAGCTTAGTTTGAGTTTGAATTGATAGGTTAGATTGAGCATTTCTGAGAAGTCATGCCAGGCTTTTCTCAGAGTCTATCACGAGAATTTCAGAAGACGCCACTACCCAGGCGATCGCACTACATCCCACAACTAAAATTTATAATTTTCACTTCTTCTATCTTTACTAATTTGGAACAGGAGAGTTATTCTGGCAGTCAGTCCGATGGGATATGGCTTATAGACTAGGGGCGAATGATAAATTTTTACTTAAGATTGGGAAAAAGTTTCACGCTATTACTGTTGTTATTGGGTGTTTGGCGTAATAATCTAGCGATCGCTGCATCGACACCTAGGGTAAGCGTTGCTGAAGCTACAATCGCCACAGATCTAGAAGCTAAAGTCTGTCCGAGGGATTTGGCTAGAGAAATTGAAGCAATTATCAATCGCTCGGAATGGCAGCGATCGCGTTGGGGTCTCCTGGTACAATCTCAAGTTGGATCTCGCGTTCTCTATGCCCTCAATGCCCAAAATTACTTTATTCCTGCTTCTAATGTCAAATTACTAACAACTGCTGCCGCGCTTCGTTATTTAGGTGCAGATTTTCGCATTCGTACCCCTGTCTATGCTACTGGGACAATTCCTCATTTGACTAGTTTACGTCTCGTAGGCAAGGGCGATCCCACACTCACTACCTCAATTTTACAAGAACTGGCAAAACAACTGAAAAATCAAGGCGTACGACAAATCGAACAACTGATCGTCGAAGATGGTTATTTCACTTCACCTGCGATTTTACCTAGTTGGGAATGGGAGGATGTCAATTTTTATTATGGAACGGCGGTTAATAGCTTAATTCTCAATGAAAATGCCGTTACTTTAACTTTACTACCTCAAGAACAAGGTCAACCAGTACAGCTTGATTGGTCAGACGATCTCGCTGCGACACAATGGCTGGTAGAAAATCAAGCTTTGACAGCCACTCCGGGAACTCCCTACACAGTAGAAATCAATGGGGTTCTCGGTAAACCTGTCCTGCAAATTAAAGGAGAGTTAGCGGCTGATGCCGAACCCGATCCTTGGGGTTTAGCGATCGCCGATCCCGCTAATTATTTTTTGGAGACTTGGCGCACTCTTCTCGAAGCTGAGGGTATTATGGTGAAGCGAGGACTGGTAACTACTACCCCAGAACTGACTAACTCAGTAACTCCGATGGCAGTCATTACCTCTCCACCCCTAGCAGAATTATTACAAAAAACGAATCAACCCAGCAATAATCTTTATGCTGATGCTATCTTAAAAACCCTTGGGGCAACTTCTGGTGTGAGTAGTTTAATTGTTCTCAAACAAACATTAACTCGCTTGGGAGTTAACCCAGAAAGTTATCTCTTAATCGATGGTTCGGGATTATCTCGTCATAACTTAGTCAGTCCCGAAGCAGTGGTACAAACGTTAAAATTAATTAGCAAAACTAAAGATGCAGAAATTTATCGCAAATCTTTACCCGTTGCTGGCGTTAGCGGAACCCTAAAGCGGCGCTTTCTCAACACCGTCTTAGCAGGCGATTTACAAGCCAAAACTGGCACAATGACTGGCATTTCTACTCTTTCCGGATATTTAGACATTCCTGACTATCGTCCGCTCGTTTTTAGCATTATGATTAACCAGTCCGATCGGTCTGTAACCGCGCAGCGTCAAGCGATTGACGAAATTGTTTTACTGCTGAGGAAACTACGTTCTTGTTAAGATTGTTATCCCAAATTTATTTGTTAGATCCAGCCGATTTTTTATTTTCTCTATCCAAAGATAGATTGTTGAAAGCTCCAAATATCTTTCTGCAAGTGGAGACGAAAATCATTTTCAAGGATTAAAAAAGAAGTGAGTCAATTCATATTTAATTGATTTACCGAGAAAATCCTTAAATCTCTTGGTAAAGAAAAATATTCAGCAAAATTTTACTAAGTATCGATACGATAACCGGAAATTTGTCTGAGTCAATTGTAGATAGAAATACGGACTGTGCTGAAAAAATTTCGGTGTTAGTATGAAAATCATTTAAAGTAGCGATCGCGATCGCGGTTTTCCGAAATGGAAGTAAGATAATTGTATTGTAACAGATGGTAAAGACCATCAACTGCCCACTTGAAGAGATCAAATCTGATGAAACTAAAATCGACCTTAATTTGTGCAGGTTTAGTCGCTGGAAGTGCGATCGCCTTTGGAAATGCTGACGCACAAGCTTTTAGCTTTAACAACGGTACAGATTTGGGAAGCTGTAGTGCGATCCCGATTGAAAATGTCGGCACAAAAACACCTACCAGCACAATTTCTACCTGTACTACCGACGACGGCTTCACCTTGACAGCAAATACTGGTGGTGTCTTAACTGGTAAAACAGTTAATGGGGTTACTGGTGTCGGTATTTATCGAGACGAAAGCAGCGCTAACCAAGGTTCCCAACAAGAAATTGACTTTGGCGAAGAACTGTTATTAACTTTGGATGAAGAAACCGCACTCAGTTCTCTTGATATCGCTTTCTTGTATGAAAAACGTGCTGTTCGCGATCTGATCGACGAAGTTGCGCTAATTACAGCGAATGGGATTACCGGAACCTTAGAAGTAATCGACGCTTTCACGGCGATCTGGAATTGGGATGGTCTCACTCAAACAGTAAACGCGAAAAGCCCTGCTAACAGCAAAGGTGGTGCGTTGTGGAAGATTACCAATCCCTTCGGAGATATTAAGATTTCTAGCGTTTCCTTGACATCTCCCC is drawn from Oscillatoria salina IIICB1 and contains these coding sequences:
- a CDS encoding PAS domain S-box protein; the encoded protein is MVTSQITTLKAKCQRLEKALQETRELFRATFEQPAVGMAHLSLEGQFIRINNKFSQLVGYSHEELLERSFEEIITPQECNFDREQLRQLKEGYIESYAVQMCCLQGRILFTFSLLQDDKGQPISLIVIGEKIAKTNDSSVTISTDYLSLSEKETQLRFPIAHSAAAIALFDCQMRYLVVSNSWLETYDLLDREIIGVSHYDIFPEIDTRDKEIHQRCLAGMVERCEEDTLVRADGSVDWICWEVRPWYNSVGEVGGIVMLTEIITDRKQAEIALCKSEERLNLALEATNLGLWDLNITTQESFINRQYSSLLGYEETELKMNFSVWQSSIHPSDRDRVLKAFSQHLEDNSFPYAVEYRTQHKSGKWLWVASQGKVVEWDENNQPLRVVGTLKDISARKAAEQERQRLIALIENSSDFVGMASWEGTPLFINAKGLELVGLNDLEEGKTKHILDFFLPADREIMENEILPTVFEGGFWQNEFRFQHFLTGATIPVDFNIFLVKDSESGEPLALGTITRDISDRKIADNILKEKEQFLRSIYEGVEQAIFVVKVTEDGDFRYVDWNPACERTSGIKASEGRGKTPEELFGLATGIVVRQRMISCTQSNTAVVYEECLPIDGEETWWITSYNSLRDREGKTDCIIGTTTNISDRKRAELELKRLQERLQYLLSNSPGVIYSCQIEGDFAPTFISENSTSVMSYPPAEFLRDSSFWANHIHPDDAPHIFSSLSDLFVVGNHTQEYRFLHADGTYHWVHDEIKLICDEQGNPLEIIGHWSDITERKQAEQALRESEERLRTVIQNMPVMMDAFDENGNIIVWNRECERVTGYSAEEVIGNPVAIDFLYPDHNYRSLITGEWGNLGNNYRNWELNITSKDGTLKTIAWSNISQEFPIPGWAIWGIGVDVTDRQLAESKLRRSEAKYRTLADREALLNRLASQIRNSLDLNKILETTVAEIRQLLNVDRCQFFWYRTNGTWDCVKEAKLPELPSFLGSYSVEENDPLSEKALNLEVVSFDNLAEASDPKIRQVTQLGYQAILSLPLRTNKADVGVVCCAQTSAPRHWQDFEVELLQAACSQLAIAINQAELYQSSRESARQALLKSRELRQTLRQLQQTQTQLIQAEKMSSLGQMVAGVAHEINNPVNFIYGNLVHAHQYTDELLELVAAFRNAYPQPIPEIAALIEDIDLDFLTEDLPKLLNSMKFGAMRIKEIVKSLRTFSRLDEAEKKAVDLHENIDSTLMILQNRLKAKPDHPEIIIVKEYGELPLVECYAGQLNQVFMNLLTNAIDALDERDKQRTADEIKANPSTITITTQTLPIEHSVRIAIADNGIGIKPEAMVKIFDPFYTTKAVGKGTGLGLAISYQIVTERHGGILRCNSQVGQGTEFVIQIPL
- a CDS encoding GumC family protein: MVASGNPAPLIPNFSNYQPLPQYQPLTWQGNTEESFDLRQLLTVARRRRWLILGTSLLVGSGVAVRNLDREQVYAGKFRLLVEPVTTDPTTNIVAENQPLSASRLDYATQIQVLWSNQVLSPISEAIKQKYPEINYNSLAQNLKISQVNNTKILEISYQNSDPEKIKFVLEQVAEGYIAYSWQKQQGSLQQGLEFVNVQLPKLQEEVNQLQAELQKFRQENNFIEPSAQAQTLSSTLNNLAVAKEENQTQLAEMESLATNLQAQLELDLDQAVTISALSAAPRYQELLDRLQQIEQQIALESARFTEISPLIQKLQEQKQNLLPLLAAEARAVLGSDNVDSEVQFLAASPNPLRLQLTQSLVETNNKILLLKVREENLAKTELELRNSLDKLAELDRKHTDLQRNLKLKAENLQRFLLLRENLRIQQAQEALPWQLLDEVKSPQKNVSPSKSRSLLIAAIAGLLAGGGAALVAEKLDRVFHSPEELHKTTNLPILGTIPFQKKIEESPGTSEKNSSRGRYQVSAFSEAFRSLNTNIQFLSSDAKIHSLVVSSSVPMEGKSTISFNLAQAAAAMGQKVLLVDADLRRPQVHIMAEISNVWGLSQVIAQDISAQDVIQQTAWEDNFYILTAGKIPPDPTRLLAARKMQKLIQYWQEKFDLVIFDTPPLLGLVDARLLAKYTDGIVMVVGLDRTDKSVFKEVWSGLQMSQSNLLGVVANGIKGYTPTSVQTYSDYYPAIASPT
- the dacB gene encoding D-alanyl-D-alanine carboxypeptidase/D-alanyl-D-alanine endopeptidase, with amino-acid sequence MINFYLRLGKSFTLLLLLLGVWRNNLAIAASTPRVSVAEATIATDLEAKVCPRDLAREIEAIINRSEWQRSRWGLLVQSQVGSRVLYALNAQNYFIPASNVKLLTTAAALRYLGADFRIRTPVYATGTIPHLTSLRLVGKGDPTLTTSILQELAKQLKNQGVRQIEQLIVEDGYFTSPAILPSWEWEDVNFYYGTAVNSLILNENAVTLTLLPQEQGQPVQLDWSDDLAATQWLVENQALTATPGTPYTVEINGVLGKPVLQIKGELAADAEPDPWGLAIADPANYFLETWRTLLEAEGIMVKRGLVTTTPELTNSVTPMAVITSPPLAELLQKTNQPSNNLYADAILKTLGATSGVSSLIVLKQTLTRLGVNPESYLLIDGSGLSRHNLVSPEAVVQTLKLISKTKDAEIYRKSLPVAGVSGTLKRRFLNTVLAGDLQAKTGTMTGISTLSGYLDIPDYRPLVFSIMINQSDRSVTAQRQAIDEIVLLLRKLRSC
- a CDS encoding PEP-CTERM sorting domain-containing protein, with amino-acid sequence MKLKSTLICAGLVAGSAIAFGNADAQAFSFNNGTDLGSCSAIPIENVGTKTPTSTISTCTTDDGFTLTANTGGVLTGKTVNGVTGVGIYRDESSANQGSQQEIDFGEELLLTLDEETALSSLDIAFLYEKRAVRDLIDEVALITANGITGTLEVIDAFTAIWNWDGLTQTVNAKSPANSKGGALWKITNPFGDIKISSVSLTSPQEAGESYRYSDYAIAGAEKVPEPATVAGLALVAGALAVSRRRKSNEESS